AGGTGCCGATCATGCTCGAAGCGACCAGCACTTGGTTCACCATCTTGGTGTGCTGTCCCGCTCCCGGACCGCCCACATGGACGATCGTCGATGCAAAGCTGTTCCAGCACGGAGCGAGCGCCTTGGCGATTGCCTCGTCGCCGCCGATCATGATGGACAGCCTGCCCTCGCGCGCGCCGACATCGCCCCCGGACACCGGTGCATCCAGGCTGCTCACACCGAGCGCGGCGGCACGTTCGGCGATCGCTACGGCCAGCGACGGCTCGCTGGTCGTCATATCGACGATCACCATGCCTGCCCTACATCCCGCGAGCACGCCGTCGGCGCTGAGCATCACTTCACGCACGTCCTCGGGATAGCCCACGATCGTGAACACGATGTCGCTTGCTCGCGCCACGGCAGCGGGCGAAGAAACCGCCACCGCCCCGCCTTCGAGCAAAGGCCGGAGCTTGCCCGAGCTGCGGTTGAAAACCGTGAGCTGAAAACCCTCCGAAAGAAGATGGCCGCACATGCTGGCGCCCATCACACCGGTTCCGATCCAACCGAGTCGCGTGGCCTTGGGATCGACCTTCATGCGCGGGCCGTCACTCAGCCCCCCGGCAGCTCGGTTGGCTGGGTGTCTTGCTGATCCTCCCAGCTTTCCTCGCAGTATGACTTGACGGCATCCATGTCCTCTTCGATGGTCTTCTGGATCATGGCGCGCATCATCGGGTTGATGAGCTTGGGCAGAAGCCTCTGGGCCTTGGCGTCCATGACCATTTCGAGCTCGGTATGGTCGTCGCGGAGCGCAACGCTGAACACGGTGTCCCACACGGTGCCGTGACTCTCGGCAACCATGCGCACGCGTTCGTTCGGCACGAATTCGGTGACCTCGAGATCGGTCGAGGCCTCCTTGCCCTTGAAGACCCGCGTCTCCCTGAAGCGCGTTCCCACGCCCTCATGGACCTCGGACAAGAACTCCGTGCGTACGATGCCAGGCACCGCATTGGCGAAGTTCTCGATCTTGGCGACGGTCTCGAAAACGAGATCGGGTGGTGCCTGGATGCGACGTGTGATGGTGGTGCGTGTCATGTCCTGTGGCTCGTTGAGGTTGCACGCCGTGGTCGTGGCCGCGGTCGATCCCTGGTCGTGGTCGGGACGAGGCAACCTGGTTTCCTGGAAGGGTGACTGCCCGGATAACTCGGTGCGCAATTGACGGCGAGGGGGGC
This window of the Pseudomonadota bacterium genome carries:
- a CDS encoding NAD(P)-dependent oxidoreductase encodes the protein MKVDPKATRLGWIGTGVMGASMCGHLLSEGFQLTVFNRSSGKLRPLLEGGAVAVSSPAAVARASDIVFTIVGYPEDVREVMLSADGVLAGCRAGMVIVDMTTSEPSLAVAIAERAAALGVSSLDAPVSGGDVGAREGRLSIMIGGDEAIAKALAPCWNSFASTIVHVGGPGAGQHTKMVNQVLVASSMIGTCEALLYAHRAGLNLERVLDVVEKGAAGSWTLSNLAPRMLRGDFEPGFLVEHFQKDMGVVLAEARRMKLALPGLALVEQLYQALAAQGHGRSGTHTLILALASLSKINWQARLRSGPVG
- a CDS encoding SRPBCC family protein; the protein is MTRTTITRRIQAPPDLVFETVAKIENFANAVPGIVRTEFLSEVHEGVGTRFRETRVFKGKEASTDLEVTEFVPNERVRMVAESHGTVWDTVFSVALRDDHTELEMVMDAKAQRLLPKLINPMMRAMIQKTIEEDMDAVKSYCEESWEDQQDTQPTELPGG